The segment GCAGGCGCTCCAATATCGTATGGAGCCGCCGGGCCCCGATGTTCTCCGTCCCCCGGTTGACATCCGCCGCCAGTTTTGCGATCTCCCGGATCGCATCCTCCGTGAAGGTGACTTGGATCCCCTCGGTCTCCAGGAGGGCGGTGTACTGTTTTAAGAGGGCTCCCTTGGGTTCGGTCAGAATACGGACAAAATCCTCCGCCGTCAGATCGGCCAGTTCCACCCGGATCGGGAACCTCCCCTGCAGTTCGGGGATCATGTCAGAGGGTTTGGCGGTGTGAAAAGCGCCGGCGGCGATGAAGAGAATATGGTCCGTCTTCACCGGTCCGTACTTGGTTATCACTGTGGAGCCCTCCACGATGGGCAGGATATCCCGCTGCACCCCTTCCCTGGAGACGTCGGGCCCTCCCTGCCGATCCTTGCCTGCGATTTTGTCCACCTCGTCGATGAAGATGATTCCCGTCTGTTCCACCCGGTTCAGGGAATCCTGCTGCACCTGATCCATGTCGATCAGTTTCTGTCCTTCTTCCTGGATGAGAACCTTGCGGGCCTCCCGGATGGGCAGACGGCGCTTCTTGGTCTTTTTGGGCATGAACTGTCCCAACATCTCCTGCATATTGATGCCCATCTGTTCCACACTGGATCCGGCAAACATATCCATCATCGGCAATTGATCTTCCACTTCGATCTCGATCACTTCATCTTCCAATGAACCGCTCTTCAGTTGAAACCGGACCTGACGCCGCTTCTGCTCCAGCTCCTGGTTGCGGTTTTCCTCCTCCCGATCGGTGTTTCGTTCCCCTTTCCCCGAATTGAAAAGCATCTCCAGAGGGTTTTTGAATTGATTGTTCCCTTTGCCTGAAGGGACCAGGAGAGAGATGATTCTTTCATCAGCCAGTTCTTCCGCCTTTTCCTTCACTTCTTCCAGTTTTTCCGCCTTGACAATGCGGATGGCCGTCTCCACCAAATCCCGCACCATCGATTCCACATCCCGGCCCACATAGCCGACCTCCGTAAATTTGGTCGCCTCCACCTTGACAAAGGGGGCTCCGACCAACCTGGCGAGGCGGCGGGCGATCTCTGTCTTCCCGACGCCGGTGGGACCGATCATCAGGATGTTTTTGGGGACCACTTCGTCTTTCAGATCTTCCGGCAGCAGTGTCCTCCGGTAACGATTGCGGAGCGCCACGGCCACCGCCCGCTTTGCCTCGTTCTGGCCTACAATGTATTTGTCCAGCTCCGCCACGATTTCCCGCGGAGTCCATTGTTTGGATTGCTTACCAGGGGATGCGGTCACCCTCATACCTCCTCCAGAACGATTTGATCATTGGTGAACACACAGATCTCCGAAGCGATGGTGAGCGCCGCCTTTGCGATCTCGCGGGCGGTGAGATCGGAGGCGTAACGGCTGAGAGCCCTGCCTGCCGACAGGGCATAGCTCCCTCCGGAACCGATCGCCATCATCCCGTCATCGGGCTCAATCACTTCCCCGTTTCCGGAAACCAACAACAGATGCTCCCGATCCATCACCACCAGCATCGCTTCCAGCCTGCGGAGCACTTTGTCGGCCCGCCACTC is part of the Kroppenstedtia eburnea genome and harbors:
- the hslU gene encoding ATP-dependent protease ATPase subunit HslU — its product is MRVTASPGKQSKQWTPREIVAELDKYIVGQNEAKRAVAVALRNRYRRTLLPEDLKDEVVPKNILMIGPTGVGKTEIARRLARLVGAPFVKVEATKFTEVGYVGRDVESMVRDLVETAIRIVKAEKLEEVKEKAEELADERIISLLVPSGKGNNQFKNPLEMLFNSGKGERNTDREEENRNQELEQKRRQVRFQLKSGSLEDEVIEIEVEDQLPMMDMFAGSSVEQMGINMQEMLGQFMPKKTKKRRLPIREARKVLIQEEGQKLIDMDQVQQDSLNRVEQTGIIFIDEVDKIAGKDRQGGPDVSREGVQRDILPIVEGSTVITKYGPVKTDHILFIAAGAFHTAKPSDMIPELQGRFPIRVELADLTAEDFVRILTEPKGALLKQYTALLETEGIQVTFTEDAIREIAKLAADVNRGTENIGARRLHTILERLLEELSFEAPDITLEEVQVTPEYVQQRLGDIAGNRDLSQYIL
- the hslV gene encoding ATP-dependent protease subunit HslV; translation: MESMHATTIFAIHHNGSGAIAGDGQVTFGNQMVMKHQAKKVRRLYRGQVVAGFAGSVADAVTLFEKFEGRLEEFHGNLPRAAVELAKEWRADKVLRRLEAMLVVMDREHLLLVSGNGEVIEPDDGMMAIGSGGSYALSAGRALSRYASDLTAREIAKAALTIASEICVFTNDQIVLEEV